Proteins from one Dama dama isolate Ldn47 chromosome 12, ASM3311817v1, whole genome shotgun sequence genomic window:
- the TLE3 gene encoding transducin-like enhancer protein 3 isoform X4 — translation MYPQGRHPAPHQPGQPGFKFTVAESCDRIKDEFQFLQAQYHSLKVEYDKLANEKTEMQRHYVMYYEMSYGLNIEMHKQTEIAKRLNTILAQIMPFLSQEHQQQVAQAVERAKQVTMTELNAIIGVRGLPNLPLTQQQLQAQHLSHATHGPPVQLPPHPSGLQPPGIPPVTGSSSGLLALGALGSQAHLSVKDEKNHHELDHRERESSANNSVSPSESLRASEKHRGSADYSMEAKKRKAEEKDSLSRYDSDGDKSDDLVVDVSNEDPATPRVSPAHSPPENGLDKARGLKKDAPTSPASVASSSSTPSSKTKDLGHNDKSSTPGLKSNTPTPRNDAPTPGTSTTPGLRSMPGKPPGMDPIASALRTPISITSSYAAPFAMMSHHEMNGSLTSPSAYAGLHNIPPQMSAAAAAAAAAYGRSPMVGFDPHPPMRATGLPSSLASIPGGKPAYSFHVSADGQMQPVPFPHDALAGPGIPRHARQINTLSHGEVVCAVTISNPTRHVYTGGKGCVKIWDISQPGSKSPISQLDCLNRDNYIRSCKLLPDGRTLIVGGEASTLTIWDLASPTPRIKAELTSSAPACYALAISPDAKVCFSCCSDGNIAVWDLHNQTLVRQFQGHTDGASCIDISHDGTKLWTGGLDNTVRSWDLREGRQLQQHDFTSQIFSLGYCPTGEWLAVGMESSNVEVLHHTKPDKYQLHLHESCVLSLKFAYCGKWFVSTGKDNLLNAWRTPYGASIFQSKESSSVLSCDISADDKYIVTGSGDKKATVYEVIY, via the exons ACAGAGATTGCGAAGAGGCTGAACACGATCTTAGCACAGATCATGCCTTTCCTGTCACAAGAG CACCAGCAGCAGGTGGCGCAGGCCGTGGAGCGCGCCAAGCAGGTCACCATGACAGAGCTGAATGCCATCATCGGGGTACGTGGACTCCCCAATCTGCCTCTCACC CAACAGCAGCTCCAGGCGCAGCACCTCTCCCATGCCACACACGGCCCCCCGGTCCAGCTGCCACCCCACCCGTCAGGCCTCCAGCCTCCAGGGATCCCCCCAGTGACGGGGAGCAGCTCAGGGCTGCTGGCGCTTGGCGCGCTGGGCAGCCAGGCCCACCTGTCAGTGAAGGACGAGAAGAACCACCATGAGCTGGACCACAGAG AGAGAGAATCCAGTGCG AATAACTCAGTGTCGCCCTCGGAAAGCCTGCGAGCTAGTGAGAAGCACCGGGGGTCTGCAGACTACAGCATGGAAGCCAAGAAGCGGAAAGCAGAGGAGAAGGACAGTTTGAGCCGATAC GACAGTGATGGGGACAAGAGTGATGATCTGGTGGTGGACGTTTCCAATGAG GACCCTGCGACACCCCGTGTCAGCCCGGCACACTCCCCTCCTGAAAATGGGCTGGACAAGGCCCGTGGCCTGAAGAAGGACGCCCCCACCAGCCCCGCCTCGGTGGCCTCCTCCAGCAGCACGCCCTCCTCCAAGACCAAAGACCTTGGTCAT AATGACAAATCCTCCACCCCTGGACTCAAGTCCAACACGCCAACCCCGCGGAATGATGCCCCAACTCCTGGCACCAGCACGACCCCAGGGCTCCGGTCGATGCCAGGCAAACCTCCAGGCATGGACCCGATAG CCTCGGCCCTGCGCACGCCCatctccatcaccagctcctacgCCGCGCCCTTTGCCATGATGAGCCACCACGAGATGAACGGCTCCCTCACCAGCCCCAGCGCCTACGCGGGCCTCCACAACATCCCGCCCCAGATGAGCGCGGCTGCggccgccgctgctgctgcctATGGCCGATCGCCAATG GTTGGCTTTGACCCTCACCCCCCCATGCGGGCCACAGGCCTGCCCTCAAGCCTTGCCTCCATTCCTGGTGGAAAACC AGCCTACTCTTTCCATGTGAGCGCCGATGGGCAGATGCAGCCTGTGCCCTTCCCCCACGACGCCCTGGCAGGCCCTGGCATCCCCAGGCACGCCCGGCAGATCAACACACTCAGCCACGGGGAGGTGGTGTGTGCGGTGACCATCAGCAACCCCACGCGCCACGTCTACACAGGAGGCAAGGGCTGCGTGAAGATCTGGGACATCAGCCAGCCAGGGAGCAAGAGCCCCATCTCCCAGCTGGACTGCCTG AACAGGGACAACTACATCCGCTCCTGTAAGCTGCTCCCCGATGGGCGCACGCTTATCGTGGGCGGCGAGGCCAGCACGCTCACCATCTGGGACCTGGCCTCCCCCACGCCACGCATCAAGGCTGAGTTGACGTCCTCGGCTCCGGCCTGCTACGCCCTGGCCATCAGCCCTGACGCCAAGGTCTGCTTCTCCTGCTGTAGTGACGGCAACATCGCCGTGTGGGACCTGCACAACCAGACCCTGGTCAG GCAGTTCCAGGGCCACACGGACGGGGCCAGCTGCATAGACATCTCCCATGACGGCACCAAGCTGTGGACGGGAGGCCTGGACAACACCGTGCGCTCGTGGGACCTGCGGGAGGGccggcagctgcagcagcacgaCTTCACCTCCCAG ATCTTCTCGCTGGGTTACTGCCCCACCGGGGAGTGGCTGGCCGTGGGCATGGAGAGCAGCAACGTGGAGGTGCTGCACCACACCAAGCCGGACAAGTACCAGCTGCACCTGCACGAGAGCTGCGTGCTGTCCCTCAAGTTCGCCTACTGCG GCAAGTGGTTTGTGAGCACTGGGAAAGATAACCTTCTCAACGCCTGGAGGACTCCGTATGGAGCCAGCATATTCCAG TCTAAGGAATCCTCGTCAGTCTTGAGCTGTGACATTTCGGCAGATGACAAATATATTGTAACAGGCTCTGGTGACAAGAAGGCCACGGTTTATGAGGTCATCTACTAA